One window of Catharus ustulatus isolate bCatUst1 chromosome 3, bCatUst1.pri.v2, whole genome shotgun sequence genomic DNA carries:
- the ZFP36L2 gene encoding mRNA decay activator protein ZFP36L2: protein MSTTLLSAFYDIDFLCKTEKSLTNLSSMLDKKAVGTPVTPPSSSFAPGFLRRHSTSNLTALAGGSKFPSPTGSSSSSTSSSSSSSSSSSSFGNLKETGSGGGGGSSSPTALLNKENKFRDRSFSENGERSQHLMQQLQQQQQAAGKGSGSGGGGGAPINSTRYKTELCRPFEESGACKYGEKCQFAHGFHELRSLTRHPKYKTELCRTFHTIGFCPYGPRCHFIHNADERRPAPGGGTAAPPPAAAAGPHHHPHHAAPHPAGSTGDLRAFAPRDHPLGGGGFGHPRGGERPKLHHSLSFSGFSAHHHHHHPPHPHGTAPPPPPPGGRLDAALLESPGGSRTPPPPASASYCEELLSPPCANNAFAFSGQELGSLIAPLALHTQNFAAAAAAAAAAAAYYRCQQQPPPPGGACPPPPASPPFSFQPLRRLSESPVFDAPPSPPDSLSDRESYLSGSLSSGSLSGSESPSLDSGRRLPIFSRLSISDD from the exons ATGTCGACGACACTTTTATCTGCCTTCTACGACATTGACTTCTTGTGCAAG ACGGAGAAGTCCCTGACCAACCTCAGCAGCATGCTGGACAAGAAAGCCGTGGGGACCCCGGTgacccctcccagctccagttTCGCGCCGGGCTTCCTGCGGCGGCACTCGACCAGCAACCTGACGGCGCTGGCCGGCGGCTCCAAGTTCCCCAGCCCTACCGGCTCCAGCTCTTCTTCCACATCCTCCTCGTCCTCGtcgtcctcctcctcttcctcgtTCGGCAATCTGAAGGAGACGGGCTCcggcggaggcggcggcagcagcagccccacagccctgctcaacAAGGAGAACAAGTTCCGGGACCGCTCCTTCAGCGAGAACGGCGAGCGCAGCCAGCACCTCatgcagcagcttcagcagcagcagcaggcggCCGGCAAGGGGAGCGgctccggcggcggcggcggggccccCATCAACTCCACGCGCTACAAGACGGAGCTGTGCCGCCCCTTCGAGGAGAGCGGCGCCTGCAAGTACGGCGAGAAGTGCCAGTTCGCCCACGGCTTCCACGAGCTGCGCAGCCTCACCCGCCACCCCAAGTACAAGACCGAGCTCTGCCGCACCTTCCACACCATCGGCTTCTGCCCCTACGGCCCGCGCTGCCACTTCATCCACAACGCCGACGAGCGCCGCCCGGCGCCCGGCGGGGGCACGGCCgcccccccgcccgccgccgcggccggGCCGCACCACCACCCGCACCACGCGGCCCCGCACCCCGCCGGCAGCACCGGCGACCTCCGCGCCTTCGCCCCCCGCGACCACCCGCTGGGCGGCGGCGGCTTCGGGCACCCGCGCGGCGGCGAGCGGCCCAAGCTGCACCACAGCCTGAGCTTCTCCGGCTTCTCCGCccaccaccatcaccatcacccCCCGCACCcccacggcaccgccccgccaccgccgccgcccggtGGCCGCCTGGACGCCGCCCTGCTGGAGAGCCCCGGCGGGTCGCGCACGCCACCGCCGCCCGCCTCCGCCTCCTACTGCGAGGAGCTGCTCTCGCCGCCCTGCGCCAACAACGCGTTCGCCTTCtcggggcaggagctgggcagcctCATCGCCCCCCTCGCCCTGCACACCCAGAACttcgccgctgccgccgccgcggccgcggccgccgccgcctaTTAccgctgccagcagcagccgccgccgcccggcggGGCctgcccgccgccccccgcctcgCCGCCCTTCAGCTTCCAGCCCCTCCGCCGCCTCTCCGAGTCGCCCGTCTTCGACGCGCCGCCCAGCCCGCCGGACTCGCTCTCCGACCGGGAGAGTTACCTGAGCGGCTCCCTCAGCTCCGGCTCCCTCAGCGGCTCCGAGTCGCCCAGCCTGGACTCGGGCCGCCGCCTGCCCATCTTCAGCCGCCTCTCCATCTCCGACGACTGA